The following are encoded together in the Oncorhynchus gorbuscha isolate QuinsamMale2020 ecotype Even-year linkage group LG03, OgorEven_v1.0, whole genome shotgun sequence genome:
- the LOC124032113 gene encoding syntaphilin-like isoform X2, translated as MSLPPSRKPSAGQRRRSVATSSGRHSHSNASNTNTYPTNTYPGRASEGSPTARTYPGTPRCQTKHTTCSDNHGIRPPTPEQYLTPLQQKEVCIRHLRARLRENVEILQHRDSEITEMRTQLCRMQEDWIEEECHRVEAQLALKEARREIQHLHEVVETVRSNLGTPEKSPHNQKPYLSPQGPRPVKSRSCGCSPASTLNRSTTYTRLSSEGLHLDCNGNVPGPDLRAAARAEGGRTHLLLEAALLSEQNPVGSARGPFFSTMPHSSTYERLYSGGAVLPVSHSCHSLGNSCRCSGHTCLPHHHLFLHLPQEEPPAAMAAAAAAPVTDVKPEVRSQACSPTMTWVSEEGGGEELSIISLATTDITPAYSEQQPFPPFLSSSPPPQLSYNLEPLPPDGPVEMTVMPTVTQTCQPKPVSLYSLERQGSVTVVEKEEAVKVEGEIVVEGEEGEEGAPQRNFWSRYFLVDLLAVAMPVVPTVAWLCHGAPREVMPVYHIGSLLRGCCAVALHSLRRRGCGRGHEPTSMNGATDI; from the exons ATGTCACTCCCTCCCAGTCGGAAGCCCTCTGCAGGTCAGCGCAG GCGGTCAGTGGCTACGAGCAGTGGGCGCCATTCCCATAGCAATGCCTCCAATACCAACACTTACCCCACCAACACTTATCCTGGCAGGGCTAGTGAGGGCAGTCCTACAGCCCGGACATACCCTGGCACACCCAG GTGTCAGACGAAGCACACCACCTGCAGTGATAACCATGGGATCCGTCCCCCCACACCAGAGCAGTACCTCACACCCCTGCAGCAGAAGGAGGTGTGTATCAGACACCTGCGAGCCAGGCTAAGGGAGAATGTTGAGATACTGCAGCACAG ggacaGTGAGATAACTGAGATGAGGACCCAGCTGTGTCGGATGCAAGAggactggatagaggaggagTGTCATCGTGTGGAGGCCCAGCTTGCTCTAAAGGAGGCGCGCAGGGAGATCCAGCACCTACATGAGGTTGTGGAGACAGTACGATCAAATCTCGGCACCCCAGAAAAATCCCCCCACAACCAAAAGCCATACCTTTCACCACAGGGACCCAGACCAGTCAAGTCCCGCTCATGTGGTTGCTCCCCAGCCAGCACCCTGAACCGCAGCACCACCTACACCCGGCTGAGCAGTGAGGGCCTGCATCTGGACTGCAACGGAAATGTCCCAGGGCCTGACCTGCGTGCAGCGGCACGGGCAGAAGGGGGACGGACCCACCTGCTCCTGGAAGCAGCCCTTCTGTCAGAACAAAACCCAGTCGGCTCCGCCCGTGGCCCCTTCTTCTCTACCATGCCACACTCCTCCACCTACGAGAGACTGTACAGCGGGGGGGCTGTCCTGCCCGTCTCCCACTCCTGCCATTCCCTAGGTAACAGCTGCAGGTGCAGCGGACACACCTGCCTCCCGCATCACCACCTCTTCCTGCACCTCCCTCAGGAGGAGCCCCCGGCTGCAATGGCAGCGGCTGCTGCTGCCCCCGTGACAGATGTGAAACCAGAGGTCCGATCCCAGGCCTGCAGCCCCACCATGACCTGGgtctcagaggaaggagggggagaagagctAAGCATCATCTCCCTGGCAACAACCGACATCACCCCAGCCTACTCTGAACAACAACCGTTTCCTCCCTTCttgtcttcctcccctcctccccagctCTCCTACAACCTAGAACCGCTGCCTCCAGATGGCCCAGTGGAGATGACAGTAATGCCAACAGTGACCCAAACCTGCCAGCCCAAGCCTGTGTCATTGTATTCACTAGAGAGGCAAGGGAGCGTGAcagtggtggagaaggaggaggctGTTAAAGTTGAAGGTGAAATTGTTGTggaaggggaagagggggaggagggggctcCCCAGCGGAACTTCTGGAGCCGATACTTCCTGGTGGACCTGTTGGCGGTGGCCATGCCGGTAGTGCCGACAGTGGCCTGGCTGTGCCATGGGGCCCCCCGGGAGGTCATGCCTGTCTACCACATTGGCTCTCTGCTACGGGGTTGCTGCGCTGTGGCCCTTCACTCTCTGCGACGCAGGGGATGTGGTCGGGGTCATGAACCCACAAGCATGAATGGGGCGACCGATATCTGA
- the LOC124032113 gene encoding syntaphilin-like isoform X3, translating into MSLPPSRKPSAGGQWLRAVGAIPIAMPPIPTLTPPTLILAGLVRAVLQPGHTLAHPGVRRSTPPAVITMGSVPPHQSSTSHPCSRRRDSEITEMRTQLCRMQEDWIEEECHRVEAQLALKEARREIQHLHEVVETVRSNLGTPEKSPHNQKPYLSPQGPRPVKSRSCGCSPASTLNRSTTYTRLSSEGLHLDCNGNVPGPDLRAAARAEGGRTHLLLEAALLSEQNPVGSARGPFFSTMPHSSTYERLYSGGAVLPVSHSCHSLGNSCRCSGHTCLPHHHLFLHLPQEEPPAAMAAAAAAPVTDVKPEVRSQACSPTMTWVSEEGGGEELSIISLATTDITPAYSEQQPFPPFLSSSPPPQLSYNLEPLPPDGPVEMTVMPTVTQTCQPKPVSLYSLERQGSVTVVEKEEAVKVEGEIVVEGEEGEEGAPQRNFWSRYFLVDLLAVAMPVVPTVAWLCHGAPREVMPVYHIGSLLRGCCAVALHSLRRRGCGRGHEPTSMNGATDI; encoded by the exons ATGTCACTCCCTCCCAGTCGGAAGCCCTCTGCAG GCGGTCAGTGGCTACGAGCAGTGGGCGCCATTCCCATAGCAATGCCTCCAATACCAACACTTACCCCACCAACACTTATCCTGGCAGGGCTAGTGAGGGCAGTCCTACAGCCCGGACATACCCTGGCACACCCAG GTGTCAGACGAAGCACACCACCTGCAGTGATAACCATGGGATCCGTCCCCCCACACCAGAGCAGTACCTCACACCCCTGCAGCAGAAGGAG ggacaGTGAGATAACTGAGATGAGGACCCAGCTGTGTCGGATGCAAGAggactggatagaggaggagTGTCATCGTGTGGAGGCCCAGCTTGCTCTAAAGGAGGCGCGCAGGGAGATCCAGCACCTACATGAGGTTGTGGAGACAGTACGATCAAATCTCGGCACCCCAGAAAAATCCCCCCACAACCAAAAGCCATACCTTTCACCACAGGGACCCAGACCAGTCAAGTCCCGCTCATGTGGTTGCTCCCCAGCCAGCACCCTGAACCGCAGCACCACCTACACCCGGCTGAGCAGTGAGGGCCTGCATCTGGACTGCAACGGAAATGTCCCAGGGCCTGACCTGCGTGCAGCGGCACGGGCAGAAGGGGGACGGACCCACCTGCTCCTGGAAGCAGCCCTTCTGTCAGAACAAAACCCAGTCGGCTCCGCCCGTGGCCCCTTCTTCTCTACCATGCCACACTCCTCCACCTACGAGAGACTGTACAGCGGGGGGGCTGTCCTGCCCGTCTCCCACTCCTGCCATTCCCTAGGTAACAGCTGCAGGTGCAGCGGACACACCTGCCTCCCGCATCACCACCTCTTCCTGCACCTCCCTCAGGAGGAGCCCCCGGCTGCAATGGCAGCGGCTGCTGCTGCCCCCGTGACAGATGTGAAACCAGAGGTCCGATCCCAGGCCTGCAGCCCCACCATGACCTGGgtctcagaggaaggagggggagaagagctAAGCATCATCTCCCTGGCAACAACCGACATCACCCCAGCCTACTCTGAACAACAACCGTTTCCTCCCTTCttgtcttcctcccctcctccccagctCTCCTACAACCTAGAACCGCTGCCTCCAGATGGCCCAGTGGAGATGACAGTAATGCCAACAGTGACCCAAACCTGCCAGCCCAAGCCTGTGTCATTGTATTCACTAGAGAGGCAAGGGAGCGTGAcagtggtggagaaggaggaggctGTTAAAGTTGAAGGTGAAATTGTTGTggaaggggaagagggggaggagggggctcCCCAGCGGAACTTCTGGAGCCGATACTTCCTGGTGGACCTGTTGGCGGTGGCCATGCCGGTAGTGCCGACAGTGGCCTGGCTGTGCCATGGGGCCCCCCGGGAGGTCATGCCTGTCTACCACATTGGCTCTCTGCTACGGGGTTGCTGCGCTGTGGCCCTTCACTCTCTGCGACGCAGGGGATGTGGTCGGGGTCATGAACCCACAAGCATGAATGGGGCGACCGATATCTGA
- the LOC124032113 gene encoding syntaphilin-like isoform X4: MPPIPTLTPPTLILAGLVRAVLQPGHTLAHPGVRRSTPPAVITMGSVPPHQSSTSHPCSRRRDSEITEMRTQLCRMQEDWIEEECHRVEAQLALKEARREIQHLHEVVETVRSNLGTPEKSPHNQKPYLSPQGPRPVKSRSCGCSPASTLNRSTTYTRLSSEGLHLDCNGNVPGPDLRAAARAEGGRTHLLLEAALLSEQNPVGSARGPFFSTMPHSSTYERLYSGGAVLPVSHSCHSLGNSCRCSGHTCLPHHHLFLHLPQEEPPAAMAAAAAAPVTDVKPEVRSQACSPTMTWVSEEGGGEELSIISLATTDITPAYSEQQPFPPFLSSSPPPQLSYNLEPLPPDGPVEMTVMPTVTQTCQPKPVSLYSLERQGSVTVVEKEEAVKVEGEIVVEGEEGEEGAPQRNFWSRYFLVDLLAVAMPVVPTVAWLCHGAPREVMPVYHIGSLLRGCCAVALHSLRRRGCGRGHEPTSMNGATDI, translated from the exons ATGCCTCCAATACCAACACTTACCCCACCAACACTTATCCTGGCAGGGCTAGTGAGGGCAGTCCTACAGCCCGGACATACCCTGGCACACCCAG GTGTCAGACGAAGCACACCACCTGCAGTGATAACCATGGGATCCGTCCCCCCACACCAGAGCAGTACCTCACACCCCTGCAGCAGAAGGAG ggacaGTGAGATAACTGAGATGAGGACCCAGCTGTGTCGGATGCAAGAggactggatagaggaggagTGTCATCGTGTGGAGGCCCAGCTTGCTCTAAAGGAGGCGCGCAGGGAGATCCAGCACCTACATGAGGTTGTGGAGACAGTACGATCAAATCTCGGCACCCCAGAAAAATCCCCCCACAACCAAAAGCCATACCTTTCACCACAGGGACCCAGACCAGTCAAGTCCCGCTCATGTGGTTGCTCCCCAGCCAGCACCCTGAACCGCAGCACCACCTACACCCGGCTGAGCAGTGAGGGCCTGCATCTGGACTGCAACGGAAATGTCCCAGGGCCTGACCTGCGTGCAGCGGCACGGGCAGAAGGGGGACGGACCCACCTGCTCCTGGAAGCAGCCCTTCTGTCAGAACAAAACCCAGTCGGCTCCGCCCGTGGCCCCTTCTTCTCTACCATGCCACACTCCTCCACCTACGAGAGACTGTACAGCGGGGGGGCTGTCCTGCCCGTCTCCCACTCCTGCCATTCCCTAGGTAACAGCTGCAGGTGCAGCGGACACACCTGCCTCCCGCATCACCACCTCTTCCTGCACCTCCCTCAGGAGGAGCCCCCGGCTGCAATGGCAGCGGCTGCTGCTGCCCCCGTGACAGATGTGAAACCAGAGGTCCGATCCCAGGCCTGCAGCCCCACCATGACCTGGgtctcagaggaaggagggggagaagagctAAGCATCATCTCCCTGGCAACAACCGACATCACCCCAGCCTACTCTGAACAACAACCGTTTCCTCCCTTCttgtcttcctcccctcctccccagctCTCCTACAACCTAGAACCGCTGCCTCCAGATGGCCCAGTGGAGATGACAGTAATGCCAACAGTGACCCAAACCTGCCAGCCCAAGCCTGTGTCATTGTATTCACTAGAGAGGCAAGGGAGCGTGAcagtggtggagaaggaggaggctGTTAAAGTTGAAGGTGAAATTGTTGTggaaggggaagagggggaggagggggctcCCCAGCGGAACTTCTGGAGCCGATACTTCCTGGTGGACCTGTTGGCGGTGGCCATGCCGGTAGTGCCGACAGTGGCCTGGCTGTGCCATGGGGCCCCCCGGGAGGTCATGCCTGTCTACCACATTGGCTCTCTGCTACGGGGTTGCTGCGCTGTGGCCCTTCACTCTCTGCGACGCAGGGGATGTGGTCGGGGTCATGAACCCACAAGCATGAATGGGGCGACCGATATCTGA
- the LOC124032113 gene encoding syntaphilin-like isoform X1: MECLCSPESDVGCPTVSHLPRLHLGASSREIVVVHTHVTPSQSEALCRRSVATSSGRHSHSNASNTNTYPTNTYPGRASEGSPTARTYPGTPRCQTKHTTCSDNHGIRPPTPEQYLTPLQQKEVCIRHLRARLRENVEILQHRDSEITEMRTQLCRMQEDWIEEECHRVEAQLALKEARREIQHLHEVVETVRSNLGTPEKSPHNQKPYLSPQGPRPVKSRSCGCSPASTLNRSTTYTRLSSEGLHLDCNGNVPGPDLRAAARAEGGRTHLLLEAALLSEQNPVGSARGPFFSTMPHSSTYERLYSGGAVLPVSHSCHSLGNSCRCSGHTCLPHHHLFLHLPQEEPPAAMAAAAAAPVTDVKPEVRSQACSPTMTWVSEEGGGEELSIISLATTDITPAYSEQQPFPPFLSSSPPPQLSYNLEPLPPDGPVEMTVMPTVTQTCQPKPVSLYSLERQGSVTVVEKEEAVKVEGEIVVEGEEGEEGAPQRNFWSRYFLVDLLAVAMPVVPTVAWLCHGAPREVMPVYHIGSLLRGCCAVALHSLRRRGCGRGHEPTSMNGATDI, encoded by the exons ATGGAATGTTTGTGTTCACCGGAAAGTGATGTTGGCTG TCCAACTGTAAGCCATCTTCCTAGACTTCATCTTGGAGCCAGCAGCAGAGAGATAGTGGTGGTCCACACCCATGTCACTCCCTCCCAGTCGGAAGCCCTCTGCAG GCGGTCAGTGGCTACGAGCAGTGGGCGCCATTCCCATAGCAATGCCTCCAATACCAACACTTACCCCACCAACACTTATCCTGGCAGGGCTAGTGAGGGCAGTCCTACAGCCCGGACATACCCTGGCACACCCAG GTGTCAGACGAAGCACACCACCTGCAGTGATAACCATGGGATCCGTCCCCCCACACCAGAGCAGTACCTCACACCCCTGCAGCAGAAGGAGGTGTGTATCAGACACCTGCGAGCCAGGCTAAGGGAGAATGTTGAGATACTGCAGCACAG ggacaGTGAGATAACTGAGATGAGGACCCAGCTGTGTCGGATGCAAGAggactggatagaggaggagTGTCATCGTGTGGAGGCCCAGCTTGCTCTAAAGGAGGCGCGCAGGGAGATCCAGCACCTACATGAGGTTGTGGAGACAGTACGATCAAATCTCGGCACCCCAGAAAAATCCCCCCACAACCAAAAGCCATACCTTTCACCACAGGGACCCAGACCAGTCAAGTCCCGCTCATGTGGTTGCTCCCCAGCCAGCACCCTGAACCGCAGCACCACCTACACCCGGCTGAGCAGTGAGGGCCTGCATCTGGACTGCAACGGAAATGTCCCAGGGCCTGACCTGCGTGCAGCGGCACGGGCAGAAGGGGGACGGACCCACCTGCTCCTGGAAGCAGCCCTTCTGTCAGAACAAAACCCAGTCGGCTCCGCCCGTGGCCCCTTCTTCTCTACCATGCCACACTCCTCCACCTACGAGAGACTGTACAGCGGGGGGGCTGTCCTGCCCGTCTCCCACTCCTGCCATTCCCTAGGTAACAGCTGCAGGTGCAGCGGACACACCTGCCTCCCGCATCACCACCTCTTCCTGCACCTCCCTCAGGAGGAGCCCCCGGCTGCAATGGCAGCGGCTGCTGCTGCCCCCGTGACAGATGTGAAACCAGAGGTCCGATCCCAGGCCTGCAGCCCCACCATGACCTGGgtctcagaggaaggagggggagaagagctAAGCATCATCTCCCTGGCAACAACCGACATCACCCCAGCCTACTCTGAACAACAACCGTTTCCTCCCTTCttgtcttcctcccctcctccccagctCTCCTACAACCTAGAACCGCTGCCTCCAGATGGCCCAGTGGAGATGACAGTAATGCCAACAGTGACCCAAACCTGCCAGCCCAAGCCTGTGTCATTGTATTCACTAGAGAGGCAAGGGAGCGTGAcagtggtggagaaggaggaggctGTTAAAGTTGAAGGTGAAATTGTTGTggaaggggaagagggggaggagggggctcCCCAGCGGAACTTCTGGAGCCGATACTTCCTGGTGGACCTGTTGGCGGTGGCCATGCCGGTAGTGCCGACAGTGGCCTGGCTGTGCCATGGGGCCCCCCGGGAGGTCATGCCTGTCTACCACATTGGCTCTCTGCTACGGGGTTGCTGCGCTGTGGCCCTTCACTCTCTGCGACGCAGGGGATGTGGTCGGGGTCATGAACCCACAAGCATGAATGGGGCGACCGATATCTGA